TATCATAAGACGTAAGTATGAAGACGCTTAAATATTTCTATGTAATCTCGTCAAAGATCTTtgctactaatattattaaacatagtTGTGATTAATCGTTGGACGTGATCGTTACCGAAGAATTTCTATGAATTTTATCACTCCTGAATGTAATTTTTCGTCTAATTAAAGTTTTCAATGTTATTGGACAATTTTTTaaccatttttaattaatgattCATTAGTATTTCGTTATCTGCGCGTACTCAACAAAGGTACAGTATTATCGTTATTATTTAAGttttattttcaagcttttcTGCTGCGATGCAAATCTAGATAAAAATTTAGGTTTTCGTAAATAAAAATCGTATTTTGACACGAAGTATTCGACGAGTGTCTTTTTTTTATTCACATATTCAGTttaaaaatctaggaatattaatGGTGCAATCTCgcattcaaaatttgtttttctttccCAAAACTGATGTGGTAAATATATGTTTGATATGTAATTCGTGTGGATAAATCCAAGATGGCGGATTCTTCCTTGTGAAACCGTCGGTAAAACAGTACATCATGTTGGTAAGTGTGCAACAGAGATTGCTATCGACGAAAAGTATAATTgcacttaataaaataattatgcgTTTATGTACACTtagttgaatatttaatattttttctgtcAGAAAATACAACGCAGCTTCatcaattattttcatatttttttttaattactgcCCATTTACACAAGTCTTATAATCAGGAAtatgatataaattatttaaaaaacgaCCACTGTGAAAGATACTCGATTAATCGAGAAACATTATTCAGcagtatattattacattttatagctAGACTAAATAATATATTCCTGAActgcatatttttaaaacacGCTGTTTTAAGAACAATTTATAGCGAGAAGACATTTAAATACAGAGAATAAAGAAAATACTGGAAAGCACCGAGGCACTTCTATAAATGTGTTTAATTTCGTAAAGATGTTCACGGGTGTTTGACCAAAATTGTCCCCGCAAAAATCTGCTAAAAGATCCGAACGTCCCTTAAACGGAAAGAGTACAGTATAACGATCGAGTATGAATTCAACTATCGATTGACCGCCGTTTGTGTCTCTCTTCTTTCCAGATATTTTGTGTCAAAGCTTGAGATGCTACCTCAGGATGAAGAGCAGGAATGCGGGGCGAACGAGATATTCGGTCAGGAAGAGACAGAAGAGCTGCTCATCACGGATGACAGTTTGCACGTGCCTAAGGTGGAGAACGCAGAGGTGATCATCGCCGACGATATCATTCAATGCCACCTCTGCGGAGACGGTTTCATAACGGAACAAGCTCTCGCTCTGCACCTAAAAATCCACGAAGAGGAGGAGGTTCCCGTCCAAGACGATCATTTAGTTTGCGAGCATTGCGGTTGCAGTTTCGTCACTGCGGCCGAGTTGTCCGACCACCAATTGGAACACGAAACGGACGATGCGTACAGTTGCGAGACGTGCGGTTTCGTCACCGAGCACAGAGAGAGCTTGATCGCTCACCAGAAACGGCACAACATCGACTACAAGTACGAATGCGAGATCTGCGGTGCCAGCTTCGTCTCGCAGGACACTTACGAAGAGCACCAATCGATGCACACCAACAAAAAACCCTTTCAATGCGACATCTGCAACGCCACGTTCCGTTATCGTCAGGGTCTGAGGCTGCACGCGAAGCTGCACCAACCGGACTACGTGCCGCCCCAAAGGAAGCATCACTGCGAGTTATGCAACAAGCGTTTCTCCAGGAAACAGGTATTGCTGGTACACATGAAGACCCACGGAAACGTGGGACCTCAGAAAGAGTACGTCTGTCCCGTCTGCGGCAAGGCCGTGTCCAGCAAGACCTACCTGACCGTGCACCTACGCAAACACACCGGCGAAAAACCGCACATCTGCGACCTCTGCGGCAAAGGATTCATCTCGCAGAATTATCTGAGCGTCCACCGACGCACTCACACAGGCGAGAGACCACATAAATGCACCCACTGCGAGAAACGGTTCACTCAGCGAACCACTCTGGTGGTGCACCTCAGGGGCCACACCGGCGACCGACCCTATCCCTGCACCTGTTGCCATAAGTCGTTCGCCTCGAAAACGATGCTCAACTCGCATCTCAAAACGCACGCCAAGCAGACGGCTCGACAGCAACAggagcaacagcagcaacaacagttGCAACAGGACTCAGAGATACAGGATCAGGAACAGTCCCTTGATACGATCACTATATTGTTACCTAGCTAGGGTATCTCAGAGTATCGTGTAGGTACAGTGACGTGAACAGGACCTTGATGAGATGTGGAGCTCATTTATGTTCGGACTGGGTGATGTGAATAGTCTGACCTGTGGTTGGAATTAGTGTGATGCAGGTATCATTTTGATATACGTAGAGGGTCTTTCTGTCTGATCACGTTGTCCTGTTTCTATTTGGTTGTTCTTTTAGTGCAATTTTTCTGGAATTctaaattgattttttatttataatttcgacTTTTATTTTAAGTTCATTACTATCGTGTGTTCTATTCGTCCCTTGCCGAGGGATAAAATAGTGTGTGAATATCTTGGTATATTGTCACTCATAAAACAGTGGACTTTTGAAACTGGTAATgtgttgaattaaaaaataaatgaatgcaAAGTTTATTTGAAAGAATTGACAAAAGAATGACAACATAGAAATTCAGAATAAATGTGGATAAGATAAAGAAAGTTCCTTTTACACTGTAATGAGATGATACGAGTTTGTTCATAATTGAGTAAAAGGTAGGAATTCCATCGTTCGGATGTTCGTTTATTTTTATACGATGATATCGTGcacaatgtgagaatttatcGAGATCGATTGAAATATTGAGGGTGATATTTCATTGTTAGCATTTAGAGTATTTATTCGTCACATTCGTAATTTTACATTTGATCATTGTtcgtaattttatataatttcattgaaCGAAGAAAAATGAATTTCCTACGTGAAAAGAGAGTTTGttcgtaaaataatttgttataaattgcaGTAATCTGAAAAAACAGTTGATGTTCGAGTTCCTTGCTAGCGCCTACGTTAGGACCTtgtgtgaaaaatattttttataatatctgCATTGAACTGCATTTTATACCGCAATCTACGTAAAAATTAAGTGCAAACGTTATGTACATTCTCTGTTAAGAATtccatattttctttcttttttctattaTTAACGTTTAGGAGATAATTGTAAATTAACcgcttgttttttttttaaacttaaaactGCAAGCCGTATGTGTAGAGTACGAAAGTTATAAGCGTGTAAAGTAGCTTTTAATGACGTTAcactttatattttcataatttgtaCTTTGTATTCATCTCGCACAGGCGTCGAATAATAGAAAATTCCTTAACGAAGTATGATTTTATCGAACACAACCGTCCACGCTTTGGAAGATCTTTTTACATCGTAATTACTTAAATACTCAAAGTTCTTTTTTATACGCACACGTGATCTGCTTCTTGACGAATCGTACACGTTCCATTAAAATCGTGCGAATGGTGCTTTCAATTAAACAAACGAACTTTACATACATACACGTATATATATGATAGTGCCTTAGTTGTTACGCGATGCATTTCGAGGAATGTGCATTTATAGTATCCGAATTAACAAAACAATTATACAGCAAGTTCAGGCAGCCTTTAACAGCACATGTAACAATGCTTCGATACGTGCAAATAAATTAAGTGCAAGAACAATCACGCGAATGGTTGAATTTATCGAAAACCAGTACTTTAACTTGTGATAGTGTtttcatttacattaattagTGCACGAGAATTGCTACATACACAGTTGTCCTAGGAATTTTTTCCTTTCAAACGttatttgaatttgtaaaattgcacttgtattaatttataactgaGAAATATAATTGTACCGAACAATTTACAGAGAAGCTTATTTAGTGTGCAGCTTCTTGCACCTCGTGCGGAGCAaagagaattttttttttattattaatgtagtTGATAATTGTTAGTGTGATATGTAGCTTTAGCGAATGTAGATAGAATTACTTGCATCGAATGAAGAGCGAAAAATCacttttaattcacaaattgcGAACTTGAATGAGTTGTATGACAGCCAATTTTTACATCGAATTGTTTATCATTTGGATCAGGTACAAGTCTTTTTGTAAGCAACTTCATAAGAATAAATGATGCAGTAAACATtccgttttatatttgtatcaaacattaaatattcgaGCTATACTCTGTCCAGATACGAGTGCAAACCATAATCTTTGAATACTCCGGAATTAAAAATGCTAGATAATACTGTAAATGCGGTCAGTTTCATTTCAGAACTTCTGCGAATATTTTCCAACGAGACATTTTCTTTTCCGATACCTCGTCAAGAAATCCCTGCAGTAAGTAGCCTCAAACTGTACAAATATCTTCGAACAGTCATCGAATAGGAAGAACCGTAGCTCAAGGATCTTCTCCTTACCTAACACTTTCAAACCGCATTAATCCGTTGATGTCTTCCGTGCAACCTTGACGAGGTGTTCGAGGTCCGCTTAAACCCTCTTGTATGTTTGCAGAGCGAAAATCGTGAAACCGGCCCGGCCTGGTGTCACAGAATCACCGCAAGATCCCGAAAATAAAACAGCATCGCTCAGATGCGAGTCCTGTGACGAAGAGTTCGGAACCGAGGCAGTTCTGCTGGTTCACAGAACCGAACGGTCAATCCTTCGAACCCGAGAAGCCCTGAAGAAGGCCGAGAAGAAGTACACTTGCGATGCGTGTTGCGAAACGTTTACTAGGAAAATACAGTTGTTGAAGCATAGACGGGTTCGATGCAAAGAATCGAACGAACCGAGGCAGCACCGAGCGAATAAGACTGTCAAGGTCAAACGGAAGGATCAGAATGCAGGACCCATCGAATGCAACGTCTGCCACAAAGTGTTCAAGAAGAAGAAGTACCTGAACGTCCACAAAACGTTACATGGAGCGCCTCACATATGCCACGTGTGTGGAGCCAAGTTGACCTCTGAGTATTATCTGAAGATCCATATCAGGAGACATAATAAAGAGTTCACGGAGTTCTGTGAGGTCTGCAACAAGGGGTTCTATTTGAAGGCGACCTTGAAGACCCACATGAGCGTTCACAGCGACGACAAACCCTGCACCTGCGAGATCTGCCATAAGTCCTTCGGCAACCGCGTGTACCTGAGGAGCCACATGAAGATTCACAGCCAACCGGAGAGCAGGAAGAAGTACAGATGTGAGATCTGTGGGTTCGAGACTTTTTACAGCTACTGTTATAAGGAACATTTGTGGACACACACGGGGGAGAGCCAAGTGGCTTGCGAGGTCTGCGGAAAATTGATCAGAAGGCAGTACATGAAGATTCATATTAGGATACACACGGGAGAGAAACCGGAGATCTGTGAATTCTGTGGGAAAGCGTTTAGTTCGAGAAAGTATCTGATTAAGCATCGTAGGACGCATACTGGCGAAAGAccttataaatgtaaaatttgtgaGAAACGGTTCACGCAACGTGGGACATTGAGTGCCCATTTGCGTCGACATGAGGCTGCTAAGTGAGGTTTAGGAATTAGTTCAATTTGTGAGATAATTTGAGAtagctttattttttaaaattgcgtGTAGTAAATGATAGGTTGTAGGGAATAGGTGAGaatttcgaatatttgaatattgtcGTGTAAGTCTTTGTACACGCATAGGGACATTAGTGGTGCTTAGCTGTGATGATACTGTATGCCTGGTAAGTTGGCAGCTGAAGCAATACAGTTTGTATAGCTTTCAATTACCATCTTACCGGATgtagtattttaaatttatgatgtTTAATGTGGCCTATATTTGTTAAGTTGTCAatctaatatttgaatattcgaaattgttggtacaaataaaaattcagacattttaactattttattaGACTCTGATTATTTGAGTTGTTTGATTGAAAAGATCTTGTTcgtattatttcaataatttgttcACGTTCTGAAAGTaacatcaaatattaaaatattcgaaataatgtaatttgaaattcaaatattttgattattcgaattattcaaatatgtgaATTTTCATTCACAGAATTTGATATGCGAAAGTTAgcgataatattaattaaaaataacgttAACGTAATTAGTCAAAGTTAAAgtgttgaaatatttattttttaacattggaGGATTGTGAACCTTCCTTTTATGAAGGCTTTAATTATGTATAATTGTATACTATAAAGTAATATATGTTACGTTAATTAGTTAAGTTAATTACACTGTACATAATGTAATAAAGTATTATACCAAGATAAAGaatcattttatatattaataagatAAGAACAAAGATATTTatggtaaattaattttcagtttaatttgattttataattaactgAAGACACTTCAGAGTTCGAAAATATTGTTTCTCGTAGTAATTTTACGCAAGATATCAACCACTGGTAAGTAAATAATACACTTTTAAAGGGACAGAAAAGTTTGATTTTGCTTCTGAAGTTTCTCTAATACTAATTAAATAACAGGATGCTgtaaagtttattttattattaaatttatgtataaaattgataGTTTCAGTAGGAAGGAAATAATTCTTCCAAAAGAAGTAAATatagaataacatttttttcatgcacagttttatttttgaaaaaattttaatgttcaaaatatttttgatgaaaTATGTTTATTGTCTATAAGATGATAATTTTAACAACTcttgagaattttataaatagtgaatgttataaatttatagatgtaattatttattgttaaaatgaattattagttattatttatCACAACGTTATTCGTATATTTAATATAGGGCGTGATGAGTTTGAggttttgagaacttgaaaagttagatatttggaaacttaTGGGAAAAAATCTAGGGGTGTTGAAATTTAAGGTTCAGAAATTCGAAAACGtagggaagtttgaaattttcagatttacaaaCTGAAATTTTGACTACCTGTTTCTCATTGCTGTCCCAAGGTCAAATCGTTAAAGGACTTCGTATCCTACAACGATCGATTGATCTACGCTCATCAAAATCCACCCACACACAAAGTGTACGATAAATTGCTCGTAGAAGCGTACAAGAAGAACCTACGGATCGTGTTCGTCTTCTAAATCGAAGAACTATCCCATCACCACGTACCGTTTATTACCTTGTTAAACCCCGACTTTTCTGTGTTTCGCACGTTGACGAGTGTTGTCCGTTCCAGGTGCCAGGAGATCACCGTCGAGGAAATGAAAATCGAGCACATAGAAACGCTCGAAGGTATGGAATTGGTCAAGTACCAAAACGAGATATGCACCGTGGAGGAATACGAAGACATCGGCCATCAGGAAATAGTGACCGACACCTTAGAGTACACGGAGAACGAGGAGATAAAAATTCTCGACGAAGACACCGAAATAGAGACCGAAGGCAACCGGCAGTACGAGAAACACGAAGTGACCAAGAAGTACACTGTGATCTACGAGTGCGACATCTGCAACAAGAGAATGCGCAAGAAGCTGCAGTTCCTGAAGCACAGACAGAACCACCAAAGGAACATGGAGGGAAGTTGCGAACGCTGCGAGGAGTGCGACAAAACCTTCGTGGACGAGGAGAAGCTGAAGAAGCACATGATCAAGGTGCACCAGAAGGAGAAACCGTTCCAGTGCGTGCTCTGCGGCAAGTGTTTCAAGACGGAGGAGTTCCTGAAGACGCACCTGAAGCAGCACAACAAGCGTTTCATCTGCGACGTCTGCGGAATCTCGAAGGTGTCCGGCTACGACCTTCGTCTGCACAAGAAGAAGCACAACGAGGAGTACGTAACGCACTGCGAGATCTGCGGCAAAGGCTTCTACACTAATCAGACCCTGGAACGACACCTGTTGAGCCACACAGGAGAGAAACCGTTCATTTGCAAGGTCTGCAACACTCCCTACGCCAGTGCGGCGTATTTGAACACCCATATGAAGTCCCATGGAGAAAGGGAGAAACACAAGTGCAACATCTGCAGCTTCGAGAGCTACTGGAAAGCGGCTCTGAAGGTGCATCTGAAGATACACAGCGGAGAGAACTTGATCACCTGCGAGATCTGCGGCAAGTCCGTGTCCAGCAAGGCGTATCTTCAGGTTCACATGCGAATACACTCGGGAGAGAAACCACATGTGTGCGAGGTGTGCGGGAAAGCGTTTAGCGTGAGGAAGTATTTGATCGTTCATTTGAGAACTCATACCGGAGAAAGACCGTACGAGTGCAAAGTGTGTCAGAAGAGGTTCACTCAACAGGGCTCGTTGAACTCACATATGAAATCGCATAATGAAAGAAAGTGACGAGCCGGAAAATCGCGCTGAGGTGCTGGGAGAGGCCGGTTGAACTTTGTTATCTCAAATTACAGTGGGTCAAAATTTGTTAGACTTTGAGGAGTTTCGTGGATGTCATAGtgattttgtatgaaatttgaAAGACATCTGAGACATTTTGAATAGTttccattttgtaaatttgtgaatttgatctgttctaaatttcaaaactaaatttgtatcttcaaaaattattttttaattacaattttggactttcaaattaaaagatACTTTTTTGTACAATATGTTGAAGATCCTTGTAAGATGAAAATCGAATtctattaaaaactattaagaATCACTATGAAATCTCAGTGACCCATGTAAAGTAGCATCCATAAGATTCCTTGGAATACTTCGTATTGATTTAGTATCATTTTAAGAAACATCACTGTCAGTAATGAATACTGAATACCTAAAATGTCGATAGAACTCAATATTGATTACTTTGATATTAATTAttctaatattatcaatgtatatCTGTGGTGATAAATTTTTTGATCTCGTTTGAAATGGGAACAGATTGTTTCTGATACTTTGGTTAGATAAGTTATGCGAATTGTGTTTTACTATTGCTGCCATTTGTTGCATAATACATAAAAGTTGATGCATTATTATAGTTTAATGTGTCAggatcaaattttaaatgagCAGGATTTAATATCAGAAAAATATTAAGGCATGGAATaggaaatgaaattaaaacgcATTTCTCTGcagagtaattattattttaaataaatatctttcttaaaaagaattattcaattttatgagGTACAGGGATGTTCACTGCTAAAGTGGCCAAATTGTTATTATGCTAGttgcaaattattaacaaaattattatcaaaaaataatgttttatattCTGTTAATCAACTATTACATTTTTTAGAGAATCTaatgattatataaaaataaaaatactaacactatttttattatacgtTTGTTTTAATAGTATATCTTCAATATTGTAAagattttttttaatagaaaaattagaatGATAATCATATTGGACAATACATTTTTATAGAAACTATTTTTTACTCAGgttctttttaaattataatttaaaagaacatTGCATATTATTTCtctctcaatttcttaatataACATCATGACAAACAAGTGCAAATATTAAATACtccacgcaatcatcaatcatagaataattataaaaattccaataaaTATACCACAA
This Megachile rotundata isolate GNS110a chromosome 7, iyMegRotu1, whole genome shotgun sequence DNA region includes the following protein-coding sequences:
- the LOC100882515 gene encoding uncharacterized protein LOC100882515 isoform X8, encoding MSSLDYLDLCRLCLVKDRVSVPIFEGEGDVRQIFLKIAACLPVKVAREDKLPKKICDDCVYKVELFYEFWNTTANAEKQLLQWLGGVNLEDKQGYVTNTLNQNVMKQEQSSENRLDGNVMQQVGEHQNNMGMGMMDNMGLGIPMMISSANQQQQITSVPMDTSGNSVQPVQALPGPSSQTTHNQISQNQSSSAQQEDEEESSEDEENSDDECDGDEGLPVKEESEEDPNNRTIEPTTFVNVSLACDEAGPSGLQQKISDIPEMPMPQSTDGDPKTGYFVSKLEMLPQDEEQECGANEIFGQEETEELLITDDSLHVPKVENAEVIIADDIIQCHLCGDGFITEQALALHLKIHEEEEVPVQDDHLVCEHCGCSFVTAAELSDHQLEHETDDAYSCETCGFVTEHRESLIAHQKRHNIDYKYECEICGASFVSQDTYEEHQSMHTNKKPFQCDICNATFRYRQGLRLHAKLHQPDYVPPQRKHHCELCNKRFSRKQVLLVHMKTHGNVGPQKEYVCPVCGKAVSSKTYLTVHLRKHTGEKPHICDLCGKGFISQNYLSVHRRTHTGERPHKCTHCEKRFTQRTTLVVHLRGHTGDRPYPCTCCHKSFASKTMLNSHLKTHAKQTARQQQEQQQQQQLQQDSEIQDQEQSLDTITILLPS
- the LOC143264795 gene encoding uncharacterized protein LOC143264795; its protein translation is MRSVSFQNFCEYFPTRHFLFRYLVKKSLQAKIVKPARPGVTESPQDPENKTASLRCESCDEEFGTEAVLLVHRTERSILRTREALKKAEKKYTCDACCETFTRKIQLLKHRRVRCKESNEPRQHRANKTVKVKRKDQNAGPIECNVCHKVFKKKKYLNVHKTLHGAPHICHVCGAKLTSEYYLKIHIRRHNKEFTEFCEVCNKGFYLKATLKTHMSVHSDDKPCTCEICHKSFGNRVYLRSHMKIHSQPESRKKYRCEICGFETFYSYCYKEHLWTHTGESQVACEVCGKLIRRQYMKIHIRIHTGEKPEICEFCGKAFSSRKYLIKHRRTHTGERPYKCKICEKRFTQRGTLSAHLRRHEAAK
- the LOC100882515 gene encoding uncharacterized protein LOC100882515 isoform X12, with translation MSSLDYLDLCRLCLVKDRVSVPIFEGEGDVRQIFLKIAACLPVKVAREDKLPKKICDDCVYKVELFYEFWNTTANAEKQLLQWLGGVNLEDKQGYVTNTLNQNVMKQEQSSENRLDGNVMQQVGEHQNNMGMGMMDNMGLGIPMMISSANQQQQITSVPMDTSGNSVQPVQALPGPSSQTTHNQISQNQSSSAQQEDEEESSEDEENSDDECDGDEGLPVKEESEEDPNNRTIEPTTFVNVSLACDEAGPSGLQQKISDIPEMPMPQSTDGDPKTGCQEITVEEMKIEHIETLEGMELVKYQNEICTVEEYEDIGHQEIVTDTLEYTENEEIKILDEDTEIETEGNRQYEKHEVTKKYTVIYECDICNKRMRKKLQFLKHRQNHQRNMEGSCERCEECDKTFVDEEKLKKHMIKVHQKEKPFQCVLCGKCFKTEEFLKTHLKQHNKRFICDVCGISKVSGYDLRLHKKKHNEEYVTHCEICGKGFYTNQTLERHLLSHTGEKPFICKVCNTPYASAAYLNTHMKSHGEREKHKCNICSFESYWKAALKVHLKIHSGENLITCEICGKSVSSKAYLQVHMRIHSGEKPHVCEVCGKAFSVRKYLIVHLRTHTGERPYECKVCQKRFTQQGSLNSHMKSHNERK